A portion of the Streptomyces sp. NBC_00376 genome contains these proteins:
- a CDS encoding MarR family winged helix-turn-helix transcriptional regulator — MPPQDMTTAASPSGGAAPEPTGSDHVLDALQHQVAVFARRAEQTRLGGVGQVRNSMDRAAYLLLNRLDREGPMGVKALAAGMGIDSSTVTRQVAPLVDTGLVKRTSHPEDGRAVVLQLSPRGQARLDEVRGSRRELMTQVTDGWTAEERETFCALLTRFNASLAARQTSHQAPPAG, encoded by the coding sequence ATGCCCCCTCAGGACATGACGACAGCTGCGTCTCCTTCCGGGGGCGCCGCCCCCGAACCCACGGGTTCCGACCACGTCCTCGACGCTCTGCAGCACCAGGTCGCGGTATTCGCCCGCCGTGCCGAGCAGACCCGCCTCGGCGGTGTCGGCCAGGTACGCAATTCCATGGACCGGGCCGCCTATCTCCTGCTCAACCGGCTGGACCGGGAAGGGCCGATGGGCGTCAAGGCGCTCGCCGCGGGCATGGGGATCGACTCCTCGACCGTGACCCGGCAGGTCGCCCCGCTCGTCGACACCGGACTGGTCAAGCGCACCTCGCACCCCGAGGACGGCCGCGCCGTCGTGCTCCAGCTGTCGCCGCGCGGCCAGGCCCGGCTGGACGAGGTCCGCGGCTCCCGCCGCGAGCTCATGACGCAGGTGACGGACGGCTGGACGGCCGAGGAGCGCGAGACGTTCTGCGCACTGCTCACCCGGTTCAACGCGTCGCTGGCCGCCCGCCAGACCTCGCACCAGGCGCCTCCGGCCGGCTGA
- the ilvA gene encoding threonine ammonia-lyase, whose translation MNFRATGHFPPLILDDVRGAQKMLSGVARMTAMEGSRHLTGLVGAPVHLKCENLQRTGSFKLRGAYVRIAGLSPVERAAGVVAASAGNHAQGVALASALLGVRSTVFMPVGAPLPKVAATRQYGAEVRLHGHVVDETLAAAQEYAQETGAVFIHPFDHPDIIAGQGTVGLEILEQCPEVRTIVVGIGGGGLAAGIAVAVKAVRPDVRIVGVQAAGAACYPPSLAAGHPVSIDSPTTMADGIKVGRPGDVPFELVRELVDEVRTVSEDELSSALLLCLERAKLVVEPAGASPVAALLSDPKSFHGPVVALLSGGNVDPLLMQRILTHGMVAAGRYLSLRLRLTDRPGALATLLGVLSVVDANVLDIGHVRTDPRLGLTEVEVELQLETKGPEHCAEVSAALRDAGYLVMD comes from the coding sequence ATGAACTTCCGCGCGACCGGCCACTTTCCCCCGCTGATCCTCGACGACGTCCGCGGGGCGCAGAAGATGCTCTCCGGCGTGGCCAGGATGACCGCCATGGAAGGCAGCCGCCACCTGACCGGCCTGGTGGGCGCGCCGGTCCACCTCAAGTGCGAGAACCTGCAGCGGACCGGCTCGTTCAAACTGCGTGGTGCGTACGTACGCATCGCGGGGCTGTCGCCGGTGGAGCGGGCGGCCGGGGTCGTCGCCGCGAGCGCCGGAAACCATGCGCAGGGTGTCGCACTCGCGTCTGCGCTGCTCGGCGTACGGTCGACGGTCTTCATGCCGGTCGGGGCGCCGCTGCCGAAGGTGGCCGCCACCCGCCAGTACGGGGCCGAGGTCCGGCTGCACGGCCATGTCGTCGACGAGACGCTGGCCGCCGCGCAGGAGTACGCGCAGGAGACCGGTGCGGTCTTCATCCATCCCTTCGACCACCCGGACATCATCGCCGGGCAGGGCACGGTGGGCCTGGAGATCCTCGAACAGTGCCCCGAGGTGCGGACCATCGTCGTGGGGATCGGCGGCGGCGGGCTCGCGGCGGGCATCGCGGTGGCGGTCAAGGCGGTCCGGCCCGATGTGCGGATCGTCGGGGTGCAGGCGGCGGGCGCGGCCTGCTACCCGCCCTCGCTGGCCGCGGGCCATCCGGTGTCGATCGATTCGCCGACCACGATGGCGGACGGCATCAAGGTGGGGCGCCCCGGCGATGTGCCGTTCGAGCTGGTCAGGGAGTTGGTCGACGAGGTCCGTACGGTCTCCGAGGACGAGCTGTCCAGTGCGCTGCTGCTCTGCCTGGAGCGGGCGAAGCTGGTGGTGGAGCCGGCCGGGGCGAGCCCGGTCGCGGCGCTGCTGAGCGATCCGAAGTCGTTCCACGGGCCGGTGGTCGCGCTCCTTTCGGGCGGCAACGTGGACCCGCTGCTGATGCAGCGCATCCTGACCCACGGCATGGTGGCGGCCGGGCGGTACCTGAGCCTGCGGCTGCGGCTGACCGACCGCCCCGGCGCGCTGGCCACGCTGCTGGGCGTGCTCTCGGTGGTCGACGCCAATGTGCTCGACATCGGTCATGTGCGGACCGATCCCCGGCTCGGGCTCACCGAGGTCGAGGTGGAGCTCCAGCTGGAGACGAAGGGTCCGGAGCACTGCGCGGAGGTCTCGGCGGCGCTGCGGGACGCGGGCTATCTGGTGATGGACTGA
- a CDS encoding ATP-binding cassette domain-containing protein gives MPGAIHAEGLVKTFGDVRALGGVDLDVPEGTVLGLLGPNGAGKTTAVRVLTTLLRPDSGRAVVAGIDVLKKPNEVRRSIGLSGQFAAVDEYLTGRENLQMVGRLYQMTARDAKARAGELLERFNLADAADRTAKTYSGGMRRRLDLAAALVVSPPVMFMDEPTTGLDPRNRQQLWEVIEELVAGGTTLLLTTQYLEEADRLAHEICVIDHGLVIARGTSDELKARTGGERVEVVVHQRDQIEPARAVLAHLGKGEVAVAEHMRKLTVPVLGGAKLLAEVIRDLDARGVEIDDIGLRRPTLDDVFLSLTGHTAGTQNGDGTGDGNGDGTGDGNGDGTGDTTGTGTGAGAAAGRPGGSLAGTEAVK, from the coding sequence ATGCCAGGCGCCATCCATGCCGAAGGCCTGGTGAAGACCTTCGGCGATGTACGAGCACTCGGCGGTGTCGATCTCGATGTGCCGGAAGGCACCGTCCTCGGACTTCTCGGCCCCAACGGCGCAGGCAAGACGACCGCCGTGCGCGTCCTCACCACACTGCTCAGGCCCGACAGCGGCAGGGCCGTCGTCGCGGGCATCGACGTGCTGAAGAAACCCAACGAGGTACGCAGATCGATCGGCCTCTCCGGCCAGTTCGCCGCGGTCGACGAGTATCTGACCGGCCGTGAGAACCTCCAGATGGTCGGCCGGCTCTACCAGATGACCGCACGGGACGCGAAGGCCAGGGCGGGGGAGCTGCTGGAGCGGTTCAACCTCGCCGACGCCGCCGACCGCACGGCCAAGACGTACTCCGGGGGCATGCGGCGCCGCCTCGACCTGGCCGCGGCGCTCGTCGTCTCCCCGCCGGTCATGTTCATGGACGAGCCGACCACCGGCCTCGACCCGCGCAACCGGCAGCAGCTCTGGGAGGTCATCGAGGAACTTGTCGCGGGTGGCACCACGCTGCTGCTCACCACGCAGTACCTGGAGGAGGCCGACCGTCTCGCCCACGAGATCTGCGTGATCGACCACGGCCTGGTCATCGCCCGGGGCACCTCCGACGAGCTCAAGGCCCGCACCGGCGGCGAGCGCGTCGAGGTGGTGGTCCACCAGCGCGACCAGATCGAGCCGGCCCGCGCCGTCCTCGCCCACCTCGGCAAGGGCGAGGTCGCCGTCGCCGAGCACATGCGCAAGCTGACCGTCCCGGTCCTCGGCGGGGCCAAGCTGCTGGCCGAGGTCATCCGCGACCTCGACGCCCGTGGCGTGGAGATCGACGACATCGGGCTGCGCCGCCCCACCCTCGACGACGTCTTCCTCTCGCTGACCGGCCACACGGCGGGTACGCAGAACGGGGACGGGACCGGCGACGGAAACGGCGACGGGACCGGCGACGGAAACGGCGACGGGACCGGCGACACGACCGGGACCGGGACCGGGGCCGGGGCCGCCGCCGGCCGGCCCGGCGGCTCCCTGGCGGGAACGGAGGCGGTCAAGTGA
- a CDS encoding DUF1059 domain-containing protein, whose product MTRKIADCRKHPSVSHCSLTISGEEEEVVRAATEHAVSVHEHTDSPELREQIRAMLEDEQVNA is encoded by the coding sequence ATGACCAGGAAGATCGCCGACTGCCGCAAGCATCCGAGTGTGTCGCACTGCTCGCTCACCATCTCCGGTGAGGAGGAGGAAGTCGTACGGGCCGCGACGGAACACGCGGTCTCCGTCCACGAACACACCGACAGCCCGGAACTGCGCGAACAGATCCGGGCGATGCTGGAGGACGAGCAGGTCAACGCCTGA
- a CDS encoding ABC transporter permease, giving the protein MSATTGTPLTSAAPRAGGGIGQSMRDSLVIARRNLIRMARIPEMIIFGLIQPIMFVVLFSYVFGGSMMIGGSTSPVEYRNFLMAGIFAQTVTFATAGAGAGIADDMHKGLIDRFRSLPMARGAVLTGRTLADLVQTTLTLLVLAVVALLVGWRTHENIGKVLGGFALLLLLGYAFSWIGALIGLSVRTPEAATSGGLIWLFPVTFISNAFVPTENMASWLQPIAEWNPFSATVQACRVLFGNPGVSPSDAWPMVHPVWASLIWSLLILVVFRTLAVRKYRQVAV; this is encoded by the coding sequence GTGAGCGCGACAACCGGAACGCCCTTGACCTCCGCCGCACCCAGGGCGGGCGGCGGGATCGGGCAGTCGATGCGCGACTCGCTCGTCATCGCCCGCCGCAACCTCATCCGGATGGCCCGGATACCCGAGATGATCATCTTCGGGCTCATCCAGCCGATCATGTTCGTCGTGCTGTTCAGCTACGTCTTCGGCGGCTCGATGATGATCGGCGGCTCCACCAGCCCCGTCGAGTACCGGAACTTCCTGATGGCCGGCATCTTCGCGCAGACCGTGACCTTCGCCACCGCCGGGGCCGGTGCGGGCATCGCCGACGACATGCACAAGGGCCTCATCGACCGGTTCCGCTCGCTGCCCATGGCGCGCGGCGCGGTCCTCACCGGCCGTACGCTCGCCGACCTCGTCCAGACGACGCTGACCCTGCTGGTCCTCGCCGTCGTCGCGCTGCTGGTCGGCTGGCGCACCCACGAGAACATCGGCAAGGTGCTCGGCGGCTTCGCGCTGCTGCTCCTGCTGGGGTACGCCTTCTCCTGGATCGGGGCGCTGATCGGCCTCTCGGTCCGCACCCCCGAGGCGGCCACCTCCGGCGGGCTGATCTGGCTCTTCCCGGTCACGTTCATCTCGAACGCCTTCGTGCCCACCGAGAACATGGCGAGCTGGCTCCAGCCGATCGCCGAATGGAATCCGTTCAGCGCCACCGTCCAGGCGTGCCGGGTGCTCTTCGGCAACCCGGGCGTGTCGCCGTCGGACGCCTGGCCGATGGTGCACCCGGTCTGGGCGTCGCTGATCTGGTCCCTGCTGATCCTGGTGGTCTTCCGCACCCTGGCGGTGCGCAAGTACCGGCAGGTGGCGGTCTGA
- a CDS encoding sigma factor-like helix-turn-helix DNA-binding protein: MRERQTGRERRRAQEFETFVAGAAGRLLHTATLLTAEPMRPPGANPRAQRLLTAALACTYAQWDRLRGEDPYDRTRRELAVRFAEEVWHHHRPRGGLLDPLTPQERLVLVLRLYEGVAEEQTAALLGLPVDRVRALCNRSVATMRGTRRPTARRPAGPLGVAR; encoded by the coding sequence GTGCGAGAGCGCCAGACGGGCCGGGAGCGGCGCCGCGCCCAGGAGTTCGAGACCTTCGTCGCGGGCGCGGCCGGCCGCCTGCTGCACACCGCCACGCTGCTCACGGCCGAGCCCATGCGGCCGCCGGGAGCCAATCCCCGGGCCCAGCGGCTGCTGACGGCCGCGCTGGCGTGCACGTACGCGCAGTGGGACCGGCTGCGCGGCGAGGACCCGTACGACCGCACCCGGCGCGAGCTCGCCGTCCGGTTCGCCGAAGAGGTCTGGCACCATCACCGGCCGCGCGGCGGTCTGCTGGACCCGCTGACACCGCAGGAGCGCCTCGTCCTCGTACTGCGGCTGTACGAGGGGGTCGCGGAGGAGCAGACCGCGGCGCTGCTCGGCCTTCCGGTGGACCGGGTACGGGCGCTCTGCAACCGCTCGGTGGCCACGATGCGCGGCACCCGCCGTCCCACGGCGCGGCGCCCGGCGGGCCCGCTGGGGGTCGCGCGGTGA
- a CDS encoding cystathionine gamma-synthase, which yields MSDQHSFETLAIHAGNTADPLTGAVVPPIYQVSTYKQDGVGGLRGGYEYSRSANPTRTALEENLAALEGGRRGLAFASGLAAEDCLLRTLLTPGDHVVIPNDAYGGTFRLFAKVVSRWGVEFSVADTSDVAAVRAAITPRTKAIWVETPSNPLLGITDIAAIAGVARAAGARLVVDNTFASPYLQQPLALGADVVVHSTTKYMGGHSDVVGGALIVNDPELAEELAYHQNAMGAVAGPFDAWLVLRGIKTLAVRMDRHCENATKVTDLLTRHPKVTQVLYPGLPEHPGHEIAAKQMKAFGGMVSFRVEGGEEAAVQVCNRAKLFTLGESLGGVESLVEHPGRMTHASAAGSPLEVPADLVRVSVGIENADDLLADLTQALG from the coding sequence ATGAGCGACCAGCACAGCTTCGAGACCCTCGCGATCCACGCGGGAAACACCGCCGATCCCCTCACCGGCGCCGTAGTTCCGCCCATCTACCAGGTGTCCACGTACAAGCAGGACGGCGTGGGCGGACTCCGCGGCGGCTACGAGTACAGCCGCAGCGCCAACCCGACCCGTACCGCCCTGGAGGAGAACCTCGCGGCCCTGGAGGGCGGCCGCCGCGGGCTCGCCTTCGCCTCCGGCCTCGCCGCCGAGGACTGCCTGCTCCGTACGCTGCTGACCCCCGGCGACCACGTGGTCATCCCGAACGACGCCTACGGCGGCACGTTCCGGCTGTTCGCGAAGGTCGTCTCGCGGTGGGGCGTCGAGTTCTCCGTCGCCGACACCTCGGACGTGGCGGCGGTGCGGGCGGCGATCACCCCGCGCACCAAGGCGATCTGGGTGGAGACCCCGTCCAACCCGCTGCTCGGCATCACCGACATCGCCGCGATCGCCGGTGTGGCCCGTGCCGCGGGCGCGCGCCTGGTCGTCGACAACACCTTCGCCAGCCCCTACCTCCAGCAGCCCCTGGCCCTGGGCGCCGATGTGGTGGTGCACTCCACCACGAAGTACATGGGCGGCCACTCCGACGTCGTCGGCGGCGCGCTGATCGTCAACGACCCGGAGCTCGCCGAGGAGTTGGCGTACCACCAGAACGCGATGGGCGCGGTCGCCGGACCGTTCGACGCCTGGCTGGTGCTGCGCGGCATCAAGACCCTCGCGGTCCGCATGGACCGGCACTGCGAGAACGCCACCAAGGTCACCGACCTGCTCACCCGGCACCCCAAGGTGACCCAGGTCCTCTACCCGGGGCTGCCCGAGCACCCCGGCCACGAGATCGCCGCCAAGCAGATGAAGGCGTTCGGCGGCATGGTGTCCTTCCGCGTCGAGGGCGGCGAGGAGGCGGCGGTCCAGGTCTGCAACCGGGCGAAGCTGTTCACCCTCGGTGAGTCGCTGGGCGGCGTCGAGTCGCTCGTGGAGCACCCGGGCCGCATGACGCACGCCTCGGCGGCGGGCTCCCCGCTGGAGGTGCCGGCCGACCTCGTCCGCGTCTCCGTCGGCATCGAGAACGCCGACGACCTGCTGGCCGACCTCACGCAGGCGCTCGGCTAG